One Streptomyces drozdowiczii DNA segment encodes these proteins:
- a CDS encoding dienelactone hydrolase family protein, producing the protein MGVMNIMLFHSMYGLRPAVHAAADRLRAAGHEVRVPDLFEGHTFDSVEEAEAFREETGKEELLKRAVLAAAPYSDQGLVYAGFSLGASVAQTLALGDEKARGLLLLHGTSDIAENASVDELPVQLHVADPDPYETADWLNSWYLDMQRTGADVEVYRYPGAGHLFTDPELPDFDREAAELAWKVAIGFLATL; encoded by the coding sequence ATGGGCGTCATGAACATCATGCTTTTCCACTCGATGTACGGTCTGCGCCCCGCCGTGCACGCCGCAGCCGACCGGCTGCGCGCCGCCGGGCACGAGGTGCGCGTGCCCGATCTGTTCGAGGGGCACACCTTTGATTCGGTGGAGGAAGCGGAGGCGTTCCGCGAGGAGACCGGTAAGGAGGAGCTGCTCAAGCGGGCCGTGCTCGCCGCCGCGCCCTACTCCGACCAGGGCCTCGTCTACGCCGGTTTCTCGCTCGGCGCCTCGGTCGCCCAGACGCTGGCGCTCGGCGACGAGAAGGCGCGCGGGCTGCTGCTCCTGCACGGCACCTCGGACATCGCCGAGAACGCCTCGGTGGACGAGCTGCCCGTGCAGCTGCACGTCGCCGACCCCGACCCGTACGAGACGGCGGACTGGCTGAACTCCTGGTACCTGGACATGCAGCGGACCGGGGCGGACGTGGAGGTCTACCGCTACCCGGGCGCCGGCCACCTCTTCACCGACCCGGAGCTGCCCGACTTCGACCGGGAGGCGGCGGAGCTGGCCTGGAAGGTCGCGATCGGGTTCCTCGCCACGCTGTGA
- a CDS encoding DUF2252 domain-containing protein has translation MSDTQTGAERRGEQILEVFDAAFGELLAADPAAFRVKFRKMAGSAFAFYRGTACLFYNDLEHERHGGPYLDERTGRVWIHGDLHAENFGTYMDANGRLVFNVNDFDEAYVGPFTWDLKRFAASVALLGYAKALGDEQITELVRIYAAAYRERIRALATGAKNDEVPPFTLDTAEGPLLGALRVARSLTRFSLLDSMTEIRDFERRFAEGGGAIDLDAATRYKVLAAFDGYLETLPESSLTRPDSYRVKDVVGRRGIGIGSAGLPSYNILLEGNSDALENDVVIYLKQAQTPAVSRHITDPAVRGYFQHEGHRTVISQRALQAHADPWLGWTELDGAGQLVAEVSPYAVDLDWSDIDEPDEIAALVADLGRATATMHSAADDESGHSLVPFSTERAIDAAIAADEEGFGDLLVDFAHSYGARARADHQIFVDLFRNGRIPGL, from the coding sequence ATGTCGGACACGCAGACCGGCGCGGAGCGGCGCGGGGAGCAGATTCTCGAGGTCTTCGACGCCGCCTTCGGGGAGCTGTTGGCCGCCGATCCGGCCGCCTTCCGGGTCAAGTTCCGCAAGATGGCGGGCTCGGCCTTCGCGTTCTACCGCGGCACGGCCTGCCTGTTCTACAACGACCTGGAGCACGAGCGGCACGGCGGCCCGTATCTGGACGAGCGCACCGGCCGGGTCTGGATCCACGGCGACCTGCACGCGGAGAACTTCGGCACCTACATGGACGCCAACGGCCGCCTCGTCTTCAACGTGAACGACTTCGACGAGGCGTACGTGGGCCCCTTCACCTGGGACCTCAAGCGCTTCGCCGCCTCGGTCGCCCTCCTCGGGTACGCGAAGGCGCTGGGCGACGAGCAGATCACCGAGCTGGTACGGATCTACGCGGCGGCCTACCGCGAGCGCATCCGCGCCCTGGCGACGGGCGCCAAGAACGACGAGGTCCCGCCGTTCACGCTCGACACCGCCGAAGGCCCCCTCCTGGGCGCGCTGCGCGTCGCCCGCTCGCTGACCCGGTTCTCGCTGCTCGACTCGATGACCGAGATCCGCGACTTCGAGCGCCGGTTCGCCGAGGGCGGCGGCGCGATCGACCTGGACGCGGCCACGCGGTACAAGGTGCTGGCCGCGTTCGACGGCTATCTGGAGACGCTGCCGGAGTCGAGCCTGACCCGGCCCGACTCCTACCGGGTCAAGGACGTCGTGGGCCGGCGCGGCATCGGCATCGGCTCGGCGGGCCTGCCCTCGTACAACATCCTCCTGGAGGGCAACAGCGACGCCCTGGAGAACGACGTCGTGATCTACCTCAAGCAGGCCCAGACCCCGGCCGTCTCCCGGCACATCACGGACCCGGCCGTACGCGGCTACTTCCAGCACGAGGGCCACCGGACGGTCATCTCGCAGCGCGCCCTCCAGGCCCACGCCGACCCGTGGCTCGGCTGGACCGAGCTGGACGGGGCCGGCCAGCTCGTCGCCGAGGTGTCGCCGTACGCGGTGGACCTGGACTGGTCCGACATCGACGAGCCCGACGAGATCGCGGCGCTCGTCGCCGACCTCGGCCGGGCCACGGCCACGATGCACTCGGCGGCGGACGACGAGAGCGGCCACTCCCTGGTGCCGTTCTCCACGGAGCGGGCGATCGACGCCGCCATCGCGGCCGACGAGGAGGGCTTCGGGGACCTCCTCGTGGACTTCGCCCACAGCTACGGCGCCCGGGCCCGCGCGGACCACCAGATCTTCGTGGACCTGTTCCGCAACGGCCGCATCCCGGGGCTGTAG
- a CDS encoding Na+/H+ antiporter has translation MDQMSLLLLLLLGAVVTVPLGDRLRLPAPVLMTLFGVVLAFLSFVPNVDIPPEIILPALLPPLLYASVQRTSWRQFAANKRPIFLLAVALVFLTTAAVAAVADAIVPGLPLAAAVALGALVAPPDPVAATAVAGSVGLPRRLVSILEGEGLFNDVTAIVLYHVAIAAAVSGTFSWPEAFGLLVLSAVVAVVVGVALGWLTIKLMGLLGDATLQVGLTLLVPFASYVLAEELMGSGVLAVLMTAMFLAEHTADADDVLGRLTGRTFWDIVDTLVTGIAFGLIGLELHNVFGTADGRLLETAGWGLAVVAVVVGVRLLYLLPATWLAKRLHTRRDVSEEIPTSWRETVIMWWAGMRGVASVALALAIPLETDDGQPFPGRDEIVFIAFSVIMVTLVFQGLTLPWLVRRLGVRADTDAEAALEKDLAIRAAKAARQRLKEIEETEDFPEEVTERLHRLAYDVGARISPEMVDDERRDAYAKRVERFQAVSRIQREMMSAARHAVLAARSEPGSDPEVVDRVLRQLDVRSLR, from the coding sequence GTGGACCAGATGTCACTGCTGCTCCTGCTGCTGCTCGGGGCCGTGGTCACGGTCCCGCTGGGGGACCGGCTGAGGCTGCCGGCGCCGGTGCTGATGACGCTCTTCGGCGTCGTGCTCGCCTTCCTCAGCTTCGTGCCGAACGTGGACATCCCGCCGGAGATCATCCTCCCCGCGCTGCTGCCGCCGCTGCTCTACGCCTCGGTGCAGCGCACCTCCTGGCGGCAGTTCGCCGCGAACAAGCGGCCCATCTTCCTGCTGGCCGTCGCCCTGGTCTTCCTCACGACCGCCGCCGTCGCCGCGGTCGCCGACGCGATCGTGCCGGGGCTGCCGCTCGCCGCCGCCGTCGCCCTCGGCGCGCTCGTCGCCCCGCCCGACCCGGTCGCCGCGACCGCCGTCGCCGGGTCGGTCGGGCTGCCCCGGCGGCTCGTCTCCATCCTGGAGGGCGAGGGGCTGTTCAACGACGTCACCGCGATCGTGCTGTACCACGTAGCCATCGCGGCGGCCGTCAGCGGGACCTTCTCGTGGCCCGAGGCGTTCGGGCTGCTCGTGCTGTCCGCGGTGGTCGCCGTGGTAGTGGGCGTCGCGCTCGGCTGGCTCACCATCAAGCTGATGGGGCTGCTCGGCGACGCCACCCTCCAGGTCGGCCTGACCCTGCTGGTGCCGTTCGCCAGCTACGTGCTCGCCGAGGAGCTGATGGGCTCCGGTGTGCTCGCCGTCCTGATGACCGCGATGTTCCTCGCGGAGCACACCGCGGACGCCGACGACGTCCTCGGCCGGCTCACCGGACGCACCTTCTGGGACATCGTCGACACCCTCGTCACCGGGATCGCCTTCGGGCTCATCGGCCTCGAACTGCACAACGTGTTCGGCACGGCCGACGGGCGCCTCCTGGAGACGGCCGGCTGGGGCCTCGCGGTCGTCGCCGTCGTCGTCGGCGTACGGCTGCTGTATCTGCTGCCGGCCACCTGGCTCGCCAAGCGGCTGCACACCCGGCGGGACGTCAGCGAGGAGATCCCCACCAGCTGGCGGGAGACCGTGATCATGTGGTGGGCCGGGATGCGCGGGGTGGCCTCCGTCGCGCTGGCCCTGGCGATCCCGCTGGAGACGGACGACGGCCAGCCGTTCCCCGGTCGCGACGAGATCGTCTTCATCGCGTTCTCCGTGATCATGGTGACCCTGGTCTTCCAGGGGCTGACGCTGCCCTGGCTGGTGCGGAGGCTCGGGGTGCGCGCGGACACGGACGCCGAGGCGGCCCTGGAGAAGGACCTCGCGATCCGGGCGGCCAAGGCGGCCCGGCAGCGGCTCAAGGAGATCGAGGAGACCGAGGACTTCCCCGAGGAGGTCACCGAGCGGCTGCACCGGCTCGCCTACGACGTGGGGGCGCGGATCAGCCCGGAGATGGTCGACGACGAACGGCGCGACGCCTACGCCAAGCGCGTCGAGCGGTTCCAGGCGGTCAGCCGCATCCAGCGCGAGATGATGTCGGCCGCCCGCCACGCCGTCCTCGCCGCGCGCAGCGAACCCGGCTCGGACCCGGAGGTCGTGGACCGGGTGCTGCGGCAGCTGGACGTACGCAGCCTGCGCTGA
- a CDS encoding mechanosensitive ion channel family protein yields the protein MESVLRPLIVLGGSVVITLAAGWFFDFLLRRADARHHETPLWGLLRRCRIPFQLVMCAALLRGTYARTGLGPVQDHRVGIGRLLTLVLIGASAWLVVRIAIAIVDSVYARYAAAHNRDPARVRRVRTQVTLIQRVVIAVVTILAVAAMLLTFPEMQAVGTSMLASAGLVGIVAGVAAQSTLGNLFAGLQIAFGDMVRIGDTVVVDGEWGTIEEITLTFLAVRTWDERRITMPVSYFTGKPFENWSRGGAQMTGSVFFHLDHSAPIEAMRDKLRDILGECAAWDGRNWSLAVTDTTPTTIQVRAVVTAKDADDIWTARCAVREQLIGWLRDHHPYALPRVATAPAALPPGDAWPSMTLNGREEKTASSWNRTPRTGRG from the coding sequence ATGGAGAGTGTTCTGCGGCCGCTGATCGTCCTCGGCGGTTCGGTGGTGATCACCCTGGCGGCGGGCTGGTTCTTCGACTTCCTGCTGAGGCGCGCCGACGCCAGACACCACGAGACCCCGCTGTGGGGCCTGCTGCGGCGCTGTCGCATCCCGTTCCAGCTGGTCATGTGCGCGGCGCTGCTGCGCGGTACGTACGCGAGGACGGGGCTCGGCCCGGTCCAGGACCACCGAGTGGGCATCGGGCGGCTGCTGACGCTCGTGCTGATCGGCGCTTCGGCCTGGCTGGTGGTGCGGATCGCCATCGCGATCGTGGACTCCGTGTACGCGCGGTACGCGGCGGCCCACAACCGGGACCCGGCGCGGGTGCGGCGGGTGCGGACGCAGGTGACGCTGATCCAGCGCGTGGTCATCGCCGTCGTGACGATCCTGGCCGTCGCGGCGATGCTGCTGACGTTCCCCGAGATGCAGGCGGTGGGCACCTCGATGCTGGCCTCGGCCGGTCTCGTCGGCATCGTCGCCGGTGTCGCCGCCCAGTCCACGCTGGGCAACCTCTTCGCCGGTCTCCAGATCGCGTTCGGCGACATGGTCCGCATCGGCGACACCGTGGTGGTGGACGGCGAGTGGGGCACGATCGAGGAGATCACGCTGACCTTCCTCGCGGTGCGTACGTGGGACGAGCGGCGGATCACGATGCCGGTCTCGTACTTCACGGGCAAGCCGTTCGAGAACTGGTCGCGCGGCGGGGCGCAGATGACCGGCTCGGTCTTCTTCCACCTGGACCACTCGGCGCCGATCGAGGCGATGCGCGACAAGCTGCGGGACATCCTCGGCGAGTGCGCCGCCTGGGACGGCCGGAACTGGTCCCTGGCGGTCACGGACACCACCCCGACGACGATCCAGGTGCGCGCGGTGGTGACCGCGAAGGACGCGGACGACATCTGGACGGCGCGCTGCGCGGTCCGGGAGCAGCTGATCGGCTGGCTGCGCGACCACCACCCGTACGCGCTGCCGCGGGTCGCGACGGCCCCCGCGGCGCTCCCGCCCGGCGACGCCTGGCCGTCGATGACCCTGAACGGCAGGGAGGAGAAGACCGCGAGCAGCTGGAACCGGACCCCGCGCACCGGCCGGGGCTGA
- a CDS encoding thioredoxin domain-containing protein gives MSKRNSQANKSAARERLRAERERQAKKDRARRQVVVGVSVVAGLAVVAGISYAVMQLNKPSHWDSLKDEKTVVAPKNTSGKDGTTVVIGKDSAKKTLKLYEDSRCPICASFEQTVGSTVTKDVADGKYKIQYIGASFIDGDSLGGDNPSVGTRGEGSKNALSALGAALNVSTDAFLEYKSALYSAEFHPDEADDKFKDDSYLIKVADSVKELKGNKAFQKAVEDGTYDAWALKMSKSFDENKDDVTGTPTLVMDGKKITGSDGKNAPMTVEDFNTAMTAALKG, from the coding sequence ATGAGCAAGCGCAACAGCCAGGCCAACAAGTCCGCCGCCCGCGAGCGGCTGCGCGCGGAGCGCGAGCGCCAGGCGAAGAAGGACAGGGCCCGCCGGCAGGTCGTCGTCGGCGTCTCGGTCGTCGCCGGTCTCGCCGTCGTCGCGGGCATCAGCTACGCGGTGATGCAGCTGAACAAGCCGTCCCACTGGGACTCCCTCAAGGACGAGAAGACGGTCGTCGCGCCCAAGAACACCTCGGGCAAGGACGGCACCACCGTCGTCATCGGCAAGGACAGCGCGAAGAAGACCCTGAAGCTGTACGAGGACTCCCGCTGCCCGATCTGCGCCTCGTTCGAGCAGACCGTCGGCTCGACCGTCACCAAGGACGTCGCGGACGGCAAGTACAAGATCCAGTACATAGGCGCCTCGTTCATCGACGGCGACAGCCTCGGCGGCGACAACCCGTCCGTCGGCACCCGCGGCGAGGGCTCCAAGAACGCCCTGAGCGCGCTCGGCGCCGCCCTGAACGTGAGCACGGACGCCTTCCTGGAGTACAAGAGCGCGCTGTACTCGGCGGAGTTCCACCCGGACGAGGCGGACGACAAGTTCAAGGACGACAGCTACCTGATCAAGGTCGCCGACTCGGTGAAGGAGCTCAAGGGGAACAAGGCGTTCCAGAAGGCCGTCGAGGACGGCACGTACGACGCCTGGGCCCTGAAGATGTCCAAGAGCTTCGACGAGAACAAGGACGACGTGACCGGCACGCCGACCCTCGTCATGGACGGCAAGAAGATCACCGGCAGCGACGGCAAGAACGCGCCGATGACGGTCGAGGACTTCAACACGGCGATGACCGCCGCGCTGAAGGGCTGA
- a CDS encoding GNAT family N-acetyltransferase, with the protein MSAGRLAYTTRPVADEQDRAACFQVRKEVFVGEQNVPEELEYDAHDADALHVIAIAADGTALGTGRLLHGPAAASHTGGDPAVGSLGRLAVSKEARGLGVGAALVRAIEDAARSHGLTAVDLHAQTHALGFYERLGYEPYGPEFMDAGIPHRAMRRTI; encoded by the coding sequence GTGAGCGCCGGGCGCCTCGCGTACACCACCCGGCCCGTCGCCGACGAGCAGGACCGCGCCGCCTGCTTCCAGGTGCGCAAGGAGGTCTTCGTCGGTGAGCAGAACGTGCCCGAGGAGCTGGAGTACGACGCCCACGACGCGGACGCGCTGCACGTCATAGCCATCGCCGCCGACGGCACCGCGCTCGGGACCGGCCGACTGCTGCACGGCCCCGCCGCCGCCTCGCACACCGGCGGGGACCCGGCCGTCGGCTCGCTCGGCCGGCTCGCGGTGAGCAAGGAGGCCCGGGGGCTCGGCGTCGGCGCCGCGCTCGTGCGGGCCATCGAGGACGCGGCCCGGAGCCACGGCCTCACCGCCGTCGACCTGCACGCCCAGACGCACGCCCTGGGCTTCTACGAGCGCCTCGGCTACGAGCCGTACGGCCCCGAGTTCATGGACGCGGGCATACCGCACCGGGCGATGCGCCGGACGATCTGA
- the dnaE gene encoding DNA polymerase III subunit alpha: MTKPPFTHLHVHTQYSLLDGAARLKDMFTACNDMGMTHIAMTDHGNLHGAYDFFHSAQKAGVTPIIGIEAYVAPESRKHKRKIQWGQPHQKRDDVSGSGGYTHKTIWAANRTGLHNLFKLSSDAYAEGWLQKWPRMDKETISQWSEGLIASTGCPSGEVQTRLRLGQFDEALKAASDYKDIFGEGRYFLELMDHGIEIERRVRDGLLEIGKKLGIPPLVTNDSHYTYASEATAHDALLCIQTGKNLSDPDRFRFDGTGYYLKTTDEMYGVDSSDAWQEGCANTLLVAQQIDTTGMFEKRDLMPKFEIPEGYTEITWFQEEVRTGMNRRFPNGVPEDRQKQVEYEMDIIIQMGFPGYFLVVADFIMWAKNNGIAVGPGRGSAAGSIVSYALGITDLDPIEHGLIFERFLNPERVSMPDVDIDFDERRRVEVIRYVTEKYGADKVAMIGTYGKIKAKNAIKDSARVLGYPYAMGDRLTKAMPADVLGKGIDLNGITDPSHPRYSEAGEIRGMYENEPDVKKVIDTAKGVEGLVRQMGVHAAGVIMSSEPIVDHAPVWVRHTDGVTITQWDYPQCESLGLLKMDFLGLRNLTIMDDAIKMVKSNKGIDLEMLALPLDDPKTYELLCRGDTLGVFQFDGGPMRSLLRQMQPDNFEDISAVSALYRPGPMGMNSHTNYAERKNGRQEITPIHPELEEPLKEVLGLTYGLIVYQEQVQKAAQIVAGYSLGEADILRRVMGKKKPEELAKNFVLFEAGAKKKGFSDAAIKALWDVLVPFAGYAFNKAHSSAYGLVTYWTAYLKANYPAEYMAALLTSVKDDKDKSAVYLNECRRMGIKVLPPNVNESESNFAAQGDDVILFGLTAVRNVGQNVVDSIIRCRKAKGKYSTFPDFLDKVEAVVCNKRTVESLIKAGAFDEMGHTRKGLVAHHEPMIDNVVQVKRKEAEGQFDLFGGGEEDSDEPGFGLDVEFSDVEWEKSYLLAQEREMLGLYVSDHPLFGLEHVLSDKSDAAISQLTGGEHADGAIVTVGGIISGLQRKMTKQGNAWAIATVEDLAGSIECMFFPATYQLVSTQLVEDTVVFVKGRLDKREDVPRLVAMEMQVPDLSSAGTNAPVVLTIPTVRVTPPMVSRLGEVLNSHRGDTEVRIRLQGPRKTTVLRLDRHRVKPDPALFGDLKVLLGPSCLAG, encoded by the coding sequence GTGACCAAGCCGCCCTTCACGCACCTTCACGTCCACACCCAGTACTCGCTCCTGGACGGTGCCGCGCGGCTCAAGGACATGTTCACCGCGTGCAACGACATGGGCATGACCCATATCGCGATGACGGACCACGGCAACCTGCACGGGGCGTACGACTTCTTCCACTCGGCGCAGAAGGCGGGCGTGACGCCGATCATCGGCATCGAGGCGTACGTCGCGCCCGAGTCGCGCAAGCACAAGCGGAAGATCCAGTGGGGGCAGCCGCACCAGAAGCGCGACGACGTCTCCGGTTCGGGTGGTTACACCCACAAGACGATCTGGGCGGCCAACAGGACGGGGCTGCACAACCTCTTCAAGCTGTCCTCCGACGCCTACGCCGAGGGCTGGCTCCAGAAGTGGCCGCGTATGGACAAGGAGACCATCTCCCAGTGGTCCGAGGGCCTGATCGCGTCCACCGGCTGCCCCTCCGGCGAGGTCCAGACGCGGCTGCGGCTCGGCCAGTTCGACGAGGCGCTCAAGGCGGCCTCCGACTACAAGGACATCTTCGGCGAGGGGCGCTACTTCCTGGAGCTGATGGACCACGGCATCGAGATCGAGCGCCGGGTCCGCGACGGGCTCCTGGAGATCGGCAAGAAGCTCGGCATCCCGCCGCTCGTGACGAACGACTCGCACTACACGTACGCCTCCGAGGCGACCGCGCACGACGCCCTGCTCTGCATCCAGACCGGCAAGAACCTCTCCGACCCGGACCGCTTCCGCTTCGACGGCACCGGCTACTACCTGAAGACCACGGACGAGATGTACGGCGTCGACTCCTCCGACGCCTGGCAGGAGGGGTGCGCCAACACCCTCCTGGTCGCCCAGCAGATCGACACCACCGGGATGTTCGAGAAGCGCGACCTCATGCCGAAGTTCGAGATCCCCGAGGGCTACACGGAGATCACCTGGTTCCAGGAGGAGGTCCGGACGGGGATGAACCGCCGTTTCCCGAACGGCGTCCCGGAGGACCGGCAGAAGCAGGTCGAGTACGAGATGGACATCATCATCCAGATGGGGTTCCCGGGGTACTTCCTGGTCGTCGCCGACTTCATCATGTGGGCCAAGAACAACGGCATCGCGGTCGGCCCGGGACGAGGCTCCGCGGCCGGCTCGATCGTCTCGTACGCACTCGGCATCACCGACCTCGACCCGATCGAGCACGGGCTGATCTTCGAGCGGTTCCTCAACCCCGAGCGCGTCTCCATGCCCGACGTCGACATCGACTTCGACGAGCGCAGGCGCGTCGAGGTCATCCGGTACGTGACGGAGAAGTACGGCGCCGACAAGGTCGCCATGATCGGCACCTACGGCAAGATCAAGGCCAAGAACGCGATCAAGGACTCCGCCCGCGTCCTCGGCTACCCGTACGCCATGGGCGACCGGCTCACCAAGGCCATGCCCGCCGACGTCCTCGGCAAGGGCATCGACCTCAACGGCATCACCGACCCCAGCCACCCGCGCTACAGCGAGGCGGGCGAGATCCGGGGGATGTACGAGAACGAGCCGGACGTCAAGAAGGTCATCGACACCGCCAAGGGCGTCGAGGGCCTGGTCCGGCAGATGGGCGTGCACGCCGCCGGCGTCATCATGTCCAGCGAGCCGATCGTGGACCACGCCCCGGTCTGGGTGCGGCACACCGACGGCGTCACCATCACGCAGTGGGACTACCCGCAGTGCGAATCGCTCGGCCTCCTCAAGATGGACTTCCTGGGGCTGCGCAACCTGACGATCATGGACGACGCCATCAAGATGGTGAAGTCCAACAAGGGCATCGACCTGGAGATGCTCGCCCTCCCGCTCGACGACCCCAAGACCTACGAGCTGCTGTGCCGCGGTGACACGCTCGGCGTGTTCCAGTTCGACGGCGGGCCGATGCGTTCGCTGCTGCGCCAGATGCAGCCCGACAACTTCGAGGACATTTCCGCCGTCTCGGCCCTCTACCGGCCGGGCCCGATGGGCATGAACTCGCACACGAACTACGCCGAGCGCAAGAACGGCCGCCAGGAGATCACCCCGATCCACCCCGAGCTGGAGGAGCCGCTCAAGGAGGTCCTGGGCCTCACCTACGGCCTGATCGTGTACCAGGAGCAGGTGCAGAAGGCCGCCCAGATCGTCGCCGGGTACTCGCTCGGCGAGGCCGACATCCTGCGCCGCGTGATGGGCAAGAAGAAGCCCGAGGAGCTGGCGAAGAACTTCGTCCTCTTCGAGGCCGGCGCCAAGAAGAAGGGGTTCTCGGACGCGGCGATCAAGGCGCTCTGGGACGTCCTGGTCCCCTTCGCCGGGTACGCGTTCAACAAGGCGCACTCCTCCGCGTACGGGCTCGTCACCTACTGGACCGCGTACCTCAAGGCGAACTACCCCGCCGAGTACATGGCCGCCCTGCTGACCTCGGTCAAGGACGACAAGGACAAGTCCGCGGTCTACCTCAACGAGTGCCGGCGCATGGGCATCAAGGTGCTCCCGCCGAACGTCAACGAGTCGGAGTCCAACTTCGCCGCCCAGGGTGACGACGTGATCCTCTTCGGGCTCACGGCCGTCCGCAACGTCGGCCAGAACGTCGTGGACTCGATCATCCGGTGCCGCAAGGCCAAGGGGAAGTACAGCACCTTCCCCGACTTCCTGGACAAGGTCGAGGCCGTCGTCTGCAACAAGCGGACCGTGGAATCCCTCATCAAGGCCGGCGCCTTCGACGAGATGGGCCACACCCGCAAGGGGCTCGTCGCCCACCACGAGCCCATGATCGACAACGTGGTGCAGGTCAAGCGCAAGGAGGCCGAGGGGCAGTTCGACCTCTTCGGCGGCGGCGAGGAGGACAGCGACGAGCCGGGCTTCGGGCTCGACGTGGAGTTCTCCGACGTCGAGTGGGAGAAGTCCTATCTGCTGGCCCAGGAGCGCGAGATGCTCGGGCTGTACGTCTCCGACCACCCGCTGTTCGGCCTGGAGCACGTCCTGTCCGACAAGTCGGACGCGGCGATCTCGCAGCTCACCGGCGGTGAGCACGCCGACGGCGCGATCGTCACGGTGGGCGGCATCATCTCCGGCCTCCAGCGCAAGATGACCAAGCAGGGCAACGCCTGGGCCATCGCCACCGTGGAGGACCTGGCGGGCTCCATCGAGTGCATGTTCTTCCCCGCGACCTATCAGCTGGTCTCCACCCAGCTCGTCGAGGACACCGTCGTCTTCGTCAAGGGGCGCCTCGACAAGCGCGAGGACGTGCCGCGCCTGGTCGCGATGGAGATGCAGGTCCCCGACCTCTCCTCGGCCGGCACCAACGCACCGGTCGTCCTGACCATCCCCACGGTCCGGGTCACCCCGCCGATGGTCAGCCGGCTCGGCGAGGTGCTGAACAGCCACCGGGGCGACACCGAGGTACGCATCCGGCTCCAGGGCCCCCGCAAGACCACGGTGCTCCGGCTCGACCGGCACCGGGTGAAGCCGGACCCGGCGCTCTTCGGCGACCTGAAGGTGCTGCTCGGCCCGTCCTGCCTGGCGGGCTGA
- a CDS encoding NYN domain-containing protein yields MERVDRCVVLVDAGYLLGAAASLLAGEPARSRITVDHAALIQQLRERAEADTAQPLLRIYWFDGAPDRVPQPEHRRLRVMPRVTVRLGALTRSDGRWAQKGVDAAMHAELTELARNRACSDVVLVTGDGDLLPGLMSAKEHGVAVHLWAVQAADGDYNQSEDLVAEADERRVLDRAWITQAVRAKETGGPCAPPPAPRPEIAAILSAPLPESAIAASAERASRAAAQADAARDDEEAAPRPGDAPAPPAHGHGHGHGARGVPTPKDLAGTLRGPAGPAERQPAPQPAATLRWSSDRGWVERGGPLGEPPETASLPTLAQLTSAEQRWADREEDITTVGGDPFEVGQVFARRWMERLPETGHLQKLSALYPRIPHRIDGELLRYAARFGLLAHKDDQIDEHDRYAIRAGFWREIDVRAAADHAPAAERAAEKAGKSGPGGD; encoded by the coding sequence GTGGAACGCGTGGACCGTTGCGTCGTCCTGGTGGACGCCGGCTATCTGCTGGGCGCAGCCGCGAGTCTGCTGGCAGGAGAGCCCGCCCGGTCCCGCATCACCGTCGACCACGCGGCCCTCATCCAGCAGCTGCGCGAACGCGCCGAGGCCGACACCGCACAGCCGCTGCTGCGGATCTACTGGTTCGACGGCGCCCCCGACCGCGTCCCGCAGCCCGAGCACCGCAGGCTGCGCGTGATGCCCCGGGTCACCGTTCGGCTGGGCGCCCTCACCCGCAGTGACGGACGCTGGGCGCAGAAGGGCGTCGACGCCGCGATGCACGCCGAGCTGACCGAGCTCGCCCGCAACCGCGCCTGCTCCGACGTGGTCCTGGTGACCGGCGACGGCGACCTGCTCCCCGGCCTGATGTCCGCCAAGGAGCACGGCGTCGCCGTCCACCTCTGGGCCGTCCAGGCCGCCGACGGCGACTACAACCAGTCCGAGGACCTGGTCGCCGAGGCCGACGAGCGCCGCGTCCTCGACCGGGCCTGGATCACCCAGGCCGTCCGCGCCAAGGAGACCGGCGGCCCCTGCGCCCCGCCGCCCGCCCCGCGCCCCGAGATCGCCGCGATCCTCTCCGCCCCGCTGCCGGAGTCGGCCATCGCCGCCTCCGCCGAGCGGGCGTCCAGGGCTGCCGCGCAGGCCGACGCGGCCCGCGACGACGAGGAGGCGGCCCCCCGGCCCGGTGACGCCCCCGCCCCGCCCGCGCACGGGCACGGGCACGGGCACGGCGCCAGGGGAGTGCCCACCCCGAAGGACCTCGCCGGCACCCTGCGCGGGCCCGCCGGACCGGCCGAGCGGCAGCCCGCCCCGCAGCCCGCGGCGACCCTGCGCTGGTCCTCGGACCGGGGCTGGGTGGAGCGCGGCGGCCCGCTGGGCGAACCCCCGGAGACCGCGTCCCTGCCGACGCTCGCCCAGCTCACCAGCGCCGAACAGCGGTGGGCCGACCGCGAGGAGGACATCACCACGGTCGGCGGCGACCCCTTCGAGGTGGGCCAGGTCTTCGCCCGGCGCTGGATGGAACGGCTGCCGGAGACCGGCCACCTGCAGAAGCTCTCCGCGCTCTACCCGCGCATCCCGCACCGCATCGACGGCGAACTCCTGCGGTACGCGGCCCGCTTCGGCCTCCTCGCCCACAAGGACGACCAGATCGACGAGCACGACCGGTACGCGATCCGGGCGGGCTTCTGGCGCGAGATCGACGTACGGGCCGCCGCCGACCACGCCCCGGCGGCCGAGCGGGCCGCGGAGAAGGCCGGGAAATCCGGGCCCGGTGGAGACTGA